The Akkermansia muciniphila genome contains a region encoding:
- a CDS encoding BatA and WFA domain-containing protein, translating into MSFTSPWLLWALFAASIPIIIHLVNRWRHRSVHWAAMEFLLRAARETRGTKKLLHYLILALRVLAVAALVTAFARPLLSSFFGWGSSGLNEVLLVLDRSASMDARPDKTNSLRDAIPPLVESTFAQLGSCRLSLLDSTTAAVTQIPAPEALADLTVSKATDGGADIPALLQKAIPYLEESGSGKTEIWIASDMQASSWKPDSPLWSSVRQRLDALAIPPAIRIMALRDRPESNRGIRVRQAQVNNGRLVLDLEVLRQGFNPNQPENVPVHLSVDNAAASATLQLAGETTTIRKEIPLPQGKESGFGFVSLPHDDFTRDDLSFFTFAPRPLANILVCGPAGEVGKTLSLMSAPPGLPNRKATTPGSTRAAQTKLASQSMVVWYGPPPRAEMEEKLRAFIEEGGLVLFLPDDTAHGTRHPFLGVSWGAMETAPPEEYYRLETWDRERGFLRDGSGQAAIPANRLRAVRRKPLLGKYRTLASWDDGTCAVAQVRHGTGSALFLGTLPRYSWSNLADGHLLLPLLHRMADRGAERFSTAISLRVNDPALPQSATDAPVRMDNAQGTHPSGSPADTAGVYRLGAQTYAVNRPWSEDNPDQITDEKVRLLLPGASISSMQSTAETPSLVQEAWKLFLIISLACLLLEAFLCLPRHTAKRPNPATRP; encoded by the coding sequence ATGTCCTTCACCTCTCCCTGGCTGCTCTGGGCTCTCTTCGCAGCCTCCATTCCCATCATCATCCATCTGGTCAACCGGTGGCGGCACCGGTCCGTCCATTGGGCGGCCATGGAATTCCTGCTCCGCGCGGCCAGGGAAACCCGCGGAACGAAGAAACTGCTGCATTACCTGATTCTGGCTCTGCGCGTCCTGGCCGTGGCGGCCCTGGTGACGGCCTTCGCGCGGCCCCTGCTCAGCAGCTTCTTCGGCTGGGGAAGCTCCGGGCTGAATGAAGTCCTCCTGGTTCTGGACCGCTCCGCCTCCATGGATGCCCGTCCGGACAAGACCAATTCCCTGCGGGACGCCATCCCGCCCCTGGTGGAATCCACCTTTGCGCAGCTGGGCAGCTGCCGCCTCTCCCTGCTTGACTCCACCACCGCAGCCGTTACCCAGATACCGGCTCCGGAAGCCCTGGCGGACCTGACCGTGAGCAAGGCCACGGACGGCGGCGCGGACATCCCGGCCCTGCTTCAAAAAGCCATCCCCTACCTGGAGGAATCCGGTTCCGGAAAGACGGAAATCTGGATCGCCTCAGACATGCAGGCCTCCTCCTGGAAGCCTGACTCCCCCCTCTGGTCCAGCGTGCGCCAGCGTCTGGACGCCCTGGCCATTCCTCCGGCCATCCGCATCATGGCCCTCCGGGACAGGCCGGAAAGCAACCGGGGCATCCGGGTGCGGCAGGCCCAGGTGAACAACGGCAGGCTGGTGCTGGACCTGGAAGTCCTGCGCCAGGGGTTCAACCCCAACCAGCCGGAGAACGTTCCGGTGCACCTTTCCGTGGACAATGCCGCCGCCTCCGCCACGCTCCAGCTGGCTGGGGAAACCACCACCATCAGAAAGGAAATACCGCTGCCGCAGGGCAAGGAATCCGGTTTCGGCTTCGTCTCCCTGCCCCATGACGATTTCACCCGGGATGACCTCTCCTTCTTCACCTTCGCCCCCAGGCCCCTGGCCAACATCCTGGTCTGCGGCCCCGCCGGGGAAGTGGGGAAAACCCTCTCCCTGATGTCCGCCCCTCCCGGCCTGCCCAACAGGAAAGCCACCACGCCCGGCAGCACGCGGGCGGCGCAGACCAAGCTGGCCTCCCAATCCATGGTCGTCTGGTACGGACCGCCGCCGCGCGCGGAAATGGAAGAAAAGCTCCGGGCCTTCATTGAAGAAGGAGGCCTCGTCCTCTTCCTTCCGGATGACACGGCCCACGGCACGCGCCATCCGTTCCTGGGCGTTTCCTGGGGCGCGATGGAAACGGCACCTCCGGAGGAATATTACCGTCTGGAAACGTGGGACCGCGAACGCGGCTTCCTGCGGGACGGCTCCGGCCAGGCGGCCATCCCCGCCAACAGGCTCCGCGCCGTGCGGAGGAAGCCCCTGCTGGGCAAATACCGCACCCTGGCCTCTTGGGACGACGGCACCTGCGCCGTTGCCCAGGTCCGGCACGGAACGGGCTCCGCCCTGTTCCTGGGAACCCTCCCCAGATACTCCTGGTCCAACCTGGCGGACGGCCACCTGCTGCTCCCCCTGCTCCACCGCATGGCAGACCGGGGGGCGGAACGCTTCTCCACCGCCATCTCCCTCCGGGTGAATGACCCGGCCCTGCCGCAATCCGCCACGGATGCCCCCGTGCGCATGGACAATGCCCAGGGCACCCACCCCTCCGGCTCTCCGGCGGATACGGCGGGCGTGTACCGCCTGGGGGCGCAGACCTACGCCGTCAACCGCCCCTGGTCTGAAGACAATCCGGACCAGATTACGGATGAGAAGGTCCGCCTCCTTCTGCCGGGCGCCTCCATCAGCTCCATGCAGAGCACGGCGGAAACGCCCTCCCTGGTGCAGGAGGCCTGGAAGCTCTTCCTCATCATCTCCCTTGCCTGCCTGCTTCTGGAAGCCTTCCTGTGCCTGCCCCGGCACACGGCCAAACGTCCCAACCCCGCCACCCGCCCATGA
- the tyrS gene encoding tyrosine--tRNA ligase yields MTIDEQLDILMGGTAVVISREELKERLKLGRPLRVKLGVDPTAPDIHLGHTVAIEKLRQFQELGHQAILLIGDFTATIGDPSGRSVTRPPLSREQVLANAETYTKQAFKILDRDKTEIVYNGDWFRKMTYEEVLKLNSRVTMQQMLAREDFKARVEGGKEVRLHEMQYPIMQGWDSVEIRADVELGGTDQLFNILVGRDLQKEEGMPPQIAMTMPLLEGLDGVRKMSKSYGNYVGVDEAAEMMFGKMMSASDELMDRYYLVLLGEKRDMDLHPMEAKKLLAWKITARYHDPAAADAARADWETRFSKRDLAAADLPEVEIASLPAGTNALALAAFLFENVFQVKKSNGVLRKEHFTPGAIQLNDVKVTDPAAVLELAPGSVLRLSKKHAVRFK; encoded by the coding sequence ATGACTATAGATGAGCAACTGGATATATTGATGGGCGGTACTGCCGTCGTGATCAGCCGTGAAGAGTTGAAGGAGCGTCTCAAGCTGGGGCGTCCCCTGCGCGTGAAGCTGGGCGTGGACCCCACCGCACCGGATATTCACCTGGGCCATACGGTGGCTATTGAAAAACTGCGCCAGTTCCAGGAACTGGGTCACCAGGCCATTTTGCTCATCGGGGATTTCACGGCCACCATCGGGGACCCCTCCGGCCGTTCCGTCACCCGTCCCCCGCTTTCCCGCGAACAGGTGCTGGCGAATGCGGAGACATACACCAAGCAGGCGTTCAAGATTCTGGACCGTGACAAGACGGAGATCGTCTATAACGGGGACTGGTTCCGCAAGATGACGTATGAGGAAGTGCTGAAGCTCAATTCCCGCGTCACCATGCAGCAGATGCTGGCCCGGGAGGATTTCAAGGCCCGCGTAGAGGGCGGCAAGGAAGTGCGCCTGCACGAGATGCAGTACCCGATCATGCAGGGCTGGGATTCCGTGGAGATCCGTGCGGACGTGGAGCTGGGCGGCACGGACCAGCTTTTCAACATCCTGGTGGGGCGCGACCTCCAGAAGGAGGAAGGCATGCCGCCCCAGATCGCCATGACCATGCCCCTGCTGGAAGGCCTGGACGGCGTGCGCAAGATGTCCAAATCCTACGGAAACTACGTGGGCGTGGATGAAGCGGCGGAAATGATGTTCGGCAAGATGATGAGCGCCAGCGACGAGCTGATGGACCGCTATTACCTGGTCCTGCTGGGTGAAAAGCGGGATATGGACCTGCACCCCATGGAAGCCAAGAAGCTGCTGGCCTGGAAGATTACGGCCCGTTACCACGATCCCGCCGCAGCGGATGCTGCCCGGGCGGACTGGGAGACCCGTTTTTCCAAGAGGGACCTGGCCGCCGCAGACCTGCCGGAAGTGGAGATTGCCTCCCTGCCTGCCGGCACGAACGCGCTGGCCCTGGCGGCCTTCCTGTTTGAGAACGTTTTCCAGGTGAAGAAGTCCAACGGCGTGCTGCGCAAGGAACATTTTACGCCCGGCGCCATTCAGTTGAATGACGTGAAGGTGACGGACCCCGCCGCCGTGCTGGAACTGGCTCCCGGCAGCGTTCTGCGCCTGAGCAAGAAACACGCCGTGCGCTTCAAGTAG
- a CDS encoding ABC transporter permease, giving the protein MKSGKWNSAEEQGSSLWKDAFLRLSRNRAAMFSLLALALIVAACFLGPLLPWLPHPNVQDLARIAESPSREHWFGTDQLGRDLLARVLYGGRISLLVGVVATGVSLVIGVTYGLVSGYAGGRLDSLMMRLVDVLFALPFIVLVIIFSLSVEEPAQRLTQWVSGVTGWSVEMVSPMTGLIPLFIAIGALGWLTLARIVRTQTLELKGQEFVEAARSLGIGHMKILFRHIAPNLFGSVIVYTTLAVPGIMLLEAVLSFLGLGVKAPNSSWGTLIKEGADRMEVSPELLLFPALLFSATLLALNFLGDGLRDALDPKSSRD; this is encoded by the coding sequence ATGAAGAGCGGAAAATGGAACAGCGCGGAGGAGCAGGGCTCTTCCTTGTGGAAGGACGCCTTTCTGCGGCTTTCCCGGAACCGCGCGGCCATGTTCTCCCTGCTGGCGCTGGCGCTGATTGTGGCGGCCTGTTTCCTGGGCCCCCTCCTGCCGTGGCTGCCGCACCCGAATGTGCAGGATCTGGCGCGCATTGCGGAAAGCCCCTCCCGGGAGCACTGGTTCGGCACGGACCAGCTGGGGCGGGACCTGCTGGCCCGCGTGCTGTACGGAGGCCGCATTTCCCTGCTGGTGGGCGTGGTGGCCACGGGCGTTTCCCTGGTGATCGGCGTGACGTACGGGCTGGTTTCCGGCTATGCCGGGGGGCGGCTGGATTCCCTGATGATGCGCCTGGTGGATGTGCTTTTTGCCCTGCCTTTTATTGTTCTGGTCATTATTTTTTCCCTGTCCGTGGAGGAACCCGCCCAGCGGCTGACGCAGTGGGTTTCCGGCGTCACGGGCTGGTCCGTGGAAATGGTGAGTCCCATGACCGGGCTGATTCCCCTGTTCATCGCCATCGGCGCGTTGGGCTGGCTGACGCTGGCGCGCATCGTGCGCACGCAGACGCTGGAGCTGAAGGGGCAGGAGTTCGTGGAAGCGGCCCGCTCCCTGGGCATCGGCCACATGAAGATTTTATTCCGCCACATTGCGCCCAATCTCTTCGGCTCCGTGATCGTGTACACCACGCTGGCCGTTCCCGGCATCATGCTGCTGGAGGCCGTCCTGTCCTTCCTGGGGCTGGGGGTGAAGGCCCCCAATTCCTCCTGGGGCACGCTAATCAAGGAAGGGGCGGACCGCATGGAGGTTAGCCCGGAACTGCTCCTGTTCCCGGCGCTGCTGTTTTCCGCCACGCTGCTGGCGCTGAATTTCCTGGGGGACGGCCTGCGGGACGCCCTGGACCCCAAGTCCTCCAGGGATTGA
- a CDS encoding peptide ABC transporter substrate-binding protein, producing the protein MLLLAGCDTRTSVERAREEGVLIVGNNTEPQSFDPHIATSVSDFKIINSVMEGLLRGDSRDDAVFHPAVAESWTHNPEADKWRFFLRKDAVWSDGAPLTAHDFVYAYHRLLHPEFGGRYADMLYPLKNAEAYNRNRRSLVLCGPGSRFAAENGLDAALLDRVDWRKLDALGTAEWEELQRNPSRMVWPEGMPEAAVRKMAILMLEDARSGRPDLWDAAGVGVRAADDHTLELTMRSPMPQLPLLLLHCTWFPVPRHAVEARGGMMDRTGAWTRPGAAVGNGPFLMAEHRFNDYVEVRRNPRYRNAGAVRLNGVRFLPTVNGFTETRMFFNGKLHVTNNVPPEMTAYAQERGKGQFCQDDYYVTIFYRLNTGRVPLNDARVRQALSLAVDREALVRDVVCGGGQPCFGFTPDGAGYKTPHGVEFNPEKARALMAQAGFPGGKGFPRLELMTTSREVQKTMAEAIQGMWKRHLGIHVDIRSCEWTAYKFAQNSMQYDFSSSSWSGDYLDPSSFLDLWSAASGNNNTGWSHPEYERLLAESRATGDQGKRMALLARAEALMLEESPVIPLYWARRSYLKRPEVQEWHPLLLDNHLFEDMSLGAPPAHGKEAAP; encoded by the coding sequence ATGCTTCTGCTCGCCGGATGCGACACGCGTACCAGCGTGGAACGGGCCCGGGAAGAAGGCGTTCTGATCGTGGGTAATAATACGGAGCCCCAGAGTTTCGACCCCCACATCGCCACCTCCGTTTCCGATTTCAAGATCATCAATTCCGTGATGGAAGGGCTGTTGCGGGGGGATTCCCGGGATGACGCCGTGTTCCATCCCGCCGTAGCGGAGTCCTGGACGCATAATCCGGAAGCGGACAAATGGCGGTTTTTCCTGAGGAAGGATGCCGTGTGGAGCGATGGCGCGCCGCTGACGGCTCATGATTTCGTTTATGCCTACCACCGCCTGCTGCATCCGGAGTTTGGCGGACGGTATGCGGACATGCTTTATCCGCTGAAGAATGCGGAGGCTTATAACAGGAACCGCCGCAGCCTGGTTTTATGCGGCCCGGGTTCCCGGTTTGCTGCGGAAAACGGGCTGGATGCCGCTCTGCTGGACCGGGTGGACTGGCGGAAGCTGGATGCCTTGGGAACTGCGGAGTGGGAGGAGTTGCAGCGCAACCCGTCCCGCATGGTCTGGCCGGAGGGCATGCCGGAAGCGGCCGTGCGGAAGATGGCTATCCTCATGCTGGAGGATGCCCGGTCCGGGCGCCCGGATTTATGGGATGCCGCGGGGGTGGGGGTACGCGCCGCGGACGACCATACGCTGGAGCTGACGATGCGCTCCCCCATGCCCCAGCTTCCCCTGCTGCTGCTTCACTGCACCTGGTTCCCGGTTCCCCGGCACGCGGTGGAAGCCCGCGGCGGGATGATGGACAGGACGGGCGCGTGGACGCGGCCCGGCGCCGCGGTGGGGAACGGCCCTTTTCTGATGGCGGAGCACCGTTTCAATGATTATGTGGAGGTGCGGCGCAATCCCCGCTACCGGAATGCCGGGGCCGTGCGCCTGAACGGCGTGCGTTTTCTTCCCACCGTGAACGGCTTCACGGAAACCCGCATGTTCTTCAACGGCAAGCTCCATGTGACCAATAACGTGCCTCCCGAGATGACGGCGTACGCTCAGGAGCGGGGAAAAGGCCAGTTCTGCCAGGATGATTATTACGTGACTATTTTTTACCGGCTGAATACCGGACGCGTGCCGCTGAATGACGCCCGCGTGCGGCAGGCTCTTTCCCTAGCGGTGGACCGGGAGGCCCTGGTGCGTGACGTGGTGTGCGGGGGCGGCCAGCCGTGCTTCGGATTTACGCCGGACGGCGCGGGCTACAAGACTCCGCACGGGGTGGAGTTTAATCCGGAGAAGGCGCGCGCCCTGATGGCCCAGGCCGGCTTTCCCGGCGGCAAGGGGTTTCCCCGGCTGGAGCTGATGACCACGTCCCGCGAGGTGCAGAAGACCATGGCGGAGGCCATCCAGGGCATGTGGAAGAGGCATCTGGGCATTCACGTGGACATCCGTTCCTGCGAGTGGACGGCCTACAAGTTTGCGCAGAACTCCATGCAGTATGATTTCAGCTCCTCCTCCTGGTCCGGGGATTATCTGGACCCGTCCAGTTTTCTGGATTTGTGGAGCGCCGCTTCCGGAAACAATAATACGGGCTGGTCCCATCCGGAGTATGAACGGCTGCTGGCGGAGAGCCGCGCCACGGGAGACCAGGGGAAGCGCATGGCCCTTCTGGCCCGCGCGGAAGCGCTGATGCTGGAGGAATCCCCGGTGATCCCCCTGTACTGGGCCAGGCGGTCCTACCTGAAGAGGCCGGAGGTGCAGGAGTGGCACCCCCTGCTGCTGGACAACCATTTGTTTGAAGACATGAGCCTGGGGGCGCCTCCGGCGCATGGGAAGGAGGCCGCGCCGTGA
- a CDS encoding DMT family protein has protein sequence MKVTLAIFMLVVSNVFMTWAWYGHLKKGSAADDKPLLLIILMSWGVAFFEYCFMIPANRLGNAGGLNVAQLKIMQEVITLCVFIPFALFYIGEKWKWDYLWAFLCVLGAVFFVNRERMLG, from the coding sequence ATGAAAGTAACTTTAGCCATTTTCATGCTGGTGGTCTCCAACGTCTTCATGACGTGGGCGTGGTACGGCCATTTGAAGAAAGGTTCCGCGGCGGATGACAAGCCGCTGCTGCTGATTATCCTGATGAGCTGGGGCGTGGCGTTTTTTGAATACTGCTTCATGATTCCCGCCAACCGCCTGGGCAACGCGGGCGGCCTGAACGTAGCCCAGCTCAAGATCATGCAGGAGGTCATCACCCTGTGCGTGTTCATCCCGTTTGCCCTGTTCTACATCGGGGAAAAATGGAAGTGGGACTACCTGTGGGCCTTCCTGTGCGTGCTGGGCGCCGTGTTCTTTGTCAACAGGGAGCGCATGCTGGGGTGA
- a CDS encoding bile acid:sodium symporter family protein produces the protein MPGFLSKLDRFTVGLIVSVSAGILLPCSGVWDTVFSRLSDAAIILLFFLYGAKLSRRSVWEGLMHWRLQGLVAASTFVIFPLLGILSIPVWNSVLGPDLCMGMLYVCMLPSTVQSSIAFTSMAGGNVAAAICSASVSSLLGVFLTPLLVGLVWSRGGEGGVDFSTFLNICYIILVPFVAGQLAQRWIGKWVVTHRNITSWTDHSTIWLVIYTAFSHAMINGVWKNLPWLSLVEVLAFCGILLAAVLWLTAFLSRRLRFSREDRIAIIFCGSKKSLATGIPMMNVIFAGAPIGLLVIPIMVFHQLQLMVCSFLARKWGKDVGRTEGDRL, from the coding sequence ATGCCGGGATTCCTTTCCAAATTGGACCGTTTCACCGTCGGCCTCATCGTCAGCGTGAGCGCGGGGATTCTGCTCCCCTGTTCCGGCGTGTGGGATACGGTGTTCAGCCGCCTGAGTGATGCGGCCATCATCCTGCTCTTTTTCCTGTACGGGGCCAAGCTTTCCCGCCGCTCCGTGTGGGAGGGGTTGATGCACTGGCGGCTCCAAGGGCTGGTGGCCGCCAGCACCTTCGTGATTTTCCCCCTGCTGGGGATTTTAAGCATCCCCGTATGGAACAGCGTGCTGGGGCCGGACCTGTGCATGGGCATGCTGTACGTGTGCATGCTGCCCTCCACGGTGCAGTCCAGCATAGCCTTCACCTCCATGGCCGGGGGGAATGTGGCGGCGGCCATTTGTTCCGCTTCCGTCTCCAGCCTGCTGGGGGTGTTCCTCACGCCCCTGCTGGTGGGGTTGGTGTGGTCCCGCGGCGGAGAAGGGGGCGTGGATTTCTCCACCTTCCTGAACATCTGCTATATCATTCTGGTTCCCTTTGTTGCGGGACAGCTCGCCCAGCGCTGGATAGGCAAATGGGTGGTCACGCACCGGAACATCACTTCCTGGACGGACCACAGCACCATCTGGCTGGTGATTTACACGGCGTTCAGCCACGCCATGATCAACGGCGTGTGGAAAAACCTCCCCTGGCTTTCCCTGGTGGAGGTTCTGGCGTTCTGCGGCATTCTGCTGGCCGCGGTCCTGTGGCTGACGGCGTTCCTTTCCCGCAGGCTCCGTTTTTCCCGTGAGGACCGCATCGCGATCATTTTCTGCGGCTCCAAGAAGAGCCTGGCAACCGGAATCCCGATGATGAACGTGATCTTTGCCGGAGCGCCCATCGGCCTGCTGGTCATTCCCATCATGGTATTCCACCAGCTCCAGTTGATGGTGTGCTCCTTTCTGGCCCGGAAATGGGGGAAGGATGTGGGAAGGACGGAAGGGGACCGTTTGTAA
- a CDS encoding ABC transporter permease, giving the protein MILKRLGQGLLVLLVLETVTFFLIRLLPGHPFMGEKKLPDHVLQQLQASYGLDQSSLVQYGRYWWNMLVHGDLGPSLVKEGISVADMIGQSFPVSLQLGVIGMVISILVGIPAGIVAALYKNRWMDWWVMLVSMAGICIPAFVVAPLLGVGLGMNVPGLSVAGWDSPGCVVLPALTLGLVNAAYLARLTRGGMLEVLGQDFIRTARAKGAGPFRMVWKHALRGGLIPALSYLGPAFAAMITGSFVVETCFQVPGMGQHFVNATTDRDYFLIQGLVLFYGILIVAANLAVDLVQMAVNPRLRTES; this is encoded by the coding sequence ATGATTCTGAAGCGCCTGGGGCAGGGGCTCCTGGTTCTGCTGGTGCTGGAGACGGTGACGTTTTTCCTGATACGCCTGCTGCCGGGCCACCCCTTCATGGGGGAGAAGAAGCTGCCGGACCACGTCCTCCAGCAGCTTCAGGCCAGTTACGGGCTGGACCAGAGTTCCCTGGTGCAGTACGGGCGCTACTGGTGGAACATGCTGGTTCATGGCGACCTGGGACCGTCCCTGGTGAAGGAGGGCATCAGCGTGGCGGACATGATCGGGCAGTCGTTCCCGGTTTCCCTCCAGCTGGGCGTGATCGGCATGGTGATTTCCATTCTGGTGGGCATTCCCGCCGGAATCGTGGCCGCCCTGTACAAGAACCGGTGGATGGACTGGTGGGTGATGCTGGTTTCCATGGCGGGCATTTGCATTCCCGCCTTTGTAGTGGCTCCGCTGCTGGGCGTGGGCCTGGGCATGAATGTGCCCGGCCTGAGCGTGGCGGGGTGGGATTCCCCGGGCTGCGTGGTTCTGCCTGCGCTGACGCTGGGGCTGGTGAATGCCGCGTATCTGGCACGCCTGACGCGCGGCGGCATGCTTGAGGTGTTGGGGCAGGATTTTATCCGGACGGCCCGCGCCAAGGGGGCGGGGCCCTTCCGCATGGTCTGGAAGCACGCCCTGCGCGGGGGGCTGATTCCGGCCCTTTCCTACCTGGGGCCGGCTTTTGCGGCCATGATTACCGGCTCCTTTGTGGTGGAAACCTGTTTCCAGGTTCCGGGCATGGGCCAGCACTTCGTGAACGCCACCACGGACCGGGATTATTTCCTGATCCAGGGGCTTGTCCTGTTTTACGGCATCCTGATTGTCGCGGCCAATCTGGCCGTGGACCTGGTGCAGATGGCCGTCAACCCCAGATTGAGAACGGAGTCATGA